The stretch of DNA GTTCATCTTCTGTAAGGTCCCTAAAAGTTGTGTTAAAGGTTCTTTATCCTGAAGCTCGCGAAGGTTTGGAGTATTAGGAGAACTTACGTTCACCACAAAGTAATCTACGTAAGGAAAAAGCTTTTCAAAACAAATTTTGTAATCGTTTACTGCTTCCTCATTAGGAGTTACTTTATTTTTACCGATGTTTCCACCGATCAATACATTTTTATTTTTCTTAAGTCTTTCAACTGCAGCATCTACTCCTTCATTATTGAATCCCATTCTATTGATGATCGCAGAATCTTCTTTCAAACGGAAAAGTCTTTTCTTATCATTCCCTGGCTGTCCTTTTGGTGTCAGCGTTCCAATTTCCACAAAGCCAAATCCAAGATCTGAAAGCTCTTCAAAAAGGACAGCATTTTTATCAAAACCAGCTGCCAGTCCAACCGGATTTTTAAATTTCAATCCGAAAACTTCTCTTTCCAGACGTTTATCTTCAATTGGGTTAGGGAAAAATAATTGGGTTAGAAATCCAAAATTTTTAAGCATTGAAAATGTTAAATAATGAACTTCCTCGGGATCAAATTTGAACAGAATAGGTCTGATGATACTTTTGTACATTGAAAAAAAGTTTGACAAAAATACTCAAATTAAAATCAATTGTCATAATAACTTATGATATTTTATCAAAAAATGAAATCAAACTACCACATGTCAATGGTTAAGAATATGAACTCAAATCGAAATTTAAAATATCTCCTACTCTTTTAAATTCACTATCGACAGTTGCATTTACCGTAATTCTTTGGTTAGAAATAGGGTGATTAAAAACCAATTGATGGGCGTGAAGCGTCATTTTGTTGATGCCAAATGTTTGAAGCCACAACTTATTTTGTTTGTTGCATCCGTGCTTACGACAACCTAGAATAGGGTGTAAAATGTGCTTAAAATGTTTTCTCAACTGATGAAACCTTCCTGTTTCAGGAATGGCTTCAACTAAACAATATCTTGAAGTTTGATGTTTTAAAAAAGGTAATTCTATTTCTGAAGTCTGTAAACGATGATAATACGTAATCGCGTTTTGCCTGACTTCGTTTTCATTAATTAAATCATAATCAATAGTTTCTTCTTCTTTTGCCCAACCACGAAGAATTGCGATGTATTTCTTTTCAACCTGTCGTGTAGCAAATTCCTCACTCATGATTTTCAACGTTTCTTTATCTAAAGTGAACAGCAAAACACCCGAAGTTTTTCGGTCAAGGCGATGTACGGGAAAAACATATTGCCCAATCTGCTTTCTCAATTCCTGGATAGCATAAGTATCTGCTTCCCCAGAATAAAAAGACTTATGTACCAATAATCCGCTTGGTTTATTAATAGCAATAAGATGTTCGTCGCGGTAAAGAATTTCTAACATGGGACAAAAGTAGAAATTTTCGACTGATCTGGCAGTGGATTGTAACGGCATCCTTTTGCCAAGCAAAAATATAATGGAAAACAGCTTTCTCACTCATGATAAACCTCATCTGAAATCCTCATGAATTTTATTATTTTCGCGAAAATTATTTTCATGAAAAAACAACTATTCTTTGTGCTTTTGCTAAGCCTTATTTCACTTAGCTCTTATGCACAGGCGTCTGATTCTATTCAACTAGGCACAACCAATAAAACTCTTTTTATCAAAGGAAATCAAACCTTTAAATATTCTGAATATAAAAAGGTATTCAGTAATCCTGATGCTTTAAAGTATGCAAAAAAAGCACGCTCAAAATCTACTCTGGGAAATATCTTTGGATTCACAGGAGGGGCTTTAATGGGAGCAGGCCTGGTAAAAGCATTACAAAAAGATAAAACGATATACACGAACCTTGGAGATGGTAGGGCAGCTTCCATGACCTATAAAAATAATTATGGAGGATGGGCTCTCGTAGGAATTGGAGCAGGTGTTACTATTGTCGGGATTGTCATTAATTCCGGAACAAAAAAACAACTGAAAAAAGCAATCGATCTTGAAAATAGCTCTGAGACAAAGGATCTGACTTATTATAAGGTGGGATTCATCGGTAACGGAGCCTATTTAAGCTATAACTTTTAGGTAATACATAAGAAAAGGCAGTTTTTTAACTGCTTTTTTTGTTGAATTCCATGAATTTGGAATCCAAATTCATATTTTTGCACATTAGACGTTAAAAAAATTATGGCAAAGCAAGAAGATGTTTTCAAGAAAGTGATTTCTCACGCTAAAGAGTATGGTTTTATTTTCCCTTCCAGTGAGATCTATGATGGTTTATCCGCTGTTTATGATTATGGGCAAAATGGTGCTGAACTGAAAAATAATATCAAACAATATTGGTGGAAAGCTATGGTACAGCTTAACGAAAATATTGTGGGTATTGATTCGGCCATCCTTATGCACCCTACTACCTGGAAAGCCTCAGGCCACGTAGACGCTTTCAATGATCCATTGATTGACAATAAAGATTCAAAAAAACGTTTCAGAGCTGACGTTTTGGTAGAAGACTATTGCGCCAAAATTGAAGACAAGGAAAACAAAGAGATTGAAAAGGCAGCCAAAAGATTCGGAGATTCTTTTGATAAGGCTCAGTTTGAAGCTACTAATCCAAAAATTTTAGAATACAGAGCAAAAAGAGAGGCTATTCTTTCAAGATTAGCAAAATCTCTGGAGAACGAAGATCTTGCTGATGTAAAAGCCTTGATTGAGGAACTTGAAATTGCAGATCCTGATACAGGTTCTAAAAACTGGACTGATGTAAGACAGTTCAACCTAATGTTTGGAACTAAACTCGGAGCTTCTGCAGAAAATGCGATGGATCTTTATTTAAGACCAGAAACAGCTCAGGGTATCTTTGTTAACTTCTTAAATGTACAAAAAACATCACGTCACAGACTTCCTTTTGGTATTGCCCAAATTGGTAAGGCATTCAGAAACGAGATCGTTGCAAGACAGTTTATTTTCAGAATGCGTGAATTTGAACAAATGGAAATGCAATTCTTTGTAGCTCCGGGAACAGAGCTTGAATTCTACGAACAGTGGAAAACCAAACGTCTGAACTGGCACCTTGCTTTAGGTTTAGGAGACAGCAATTACAGATTCCATGACCATGAAAAGCTGGCACATTACGCTAACGCTGCAGCTGATATCGAATTTAATTTCCCGTTTGGATTCAAAGAATTAGAAGGTATTCACTCAAGAACTGATTTCGATTTAAAAGCTCATGAAAAGCATTCAGGAAGAAAACTTCAGTTCTTCGATCCGGAAAGAAATGAAAACTACGTTCCTTATGTAGTAGAAACTTCTGTGGGTCTGGACAGATTATTCCTTTCCATATTCTCTCACTGTTTAAAAGACGAAGTACTGGAAGATGGCTCTGAAAGAACCGTATTATCCCTACCTCCGGCTTTAGCTCCAGTGAAGGCAGCCATTCTTCCATTGATGAAGAAAGATGGTTTGGCAGAGTATGCTGAGAAAATATTCAATGATCTGAAATATGATTTCAACTTATTCTATGAAGAAAAAGATGCTATTGGAAAACGATACAGAAGACAGGATGCCATCGGTACTCCTTATTGTATTACGGTAGACCATGATTCCCTTAACGATCATACGGTAACGATACGAGACAGAGATACAATGCAGCAGGAAAGAGTTCCGGTATCTGAGCTCAGAAGGATCATCGATGAGAAAACCAATTTCAGAAATTTACTTTCGAAAATATAAATATTATAAGGAGGCTGTTTCACTTTTGAGACAGCCTCTTTTTTATTTTGGTGACGAAATTCCCCCATAAAATATTCGGGCATTTATATGGAGAATGATCTATTCTCTAACTTTATCAATCTGATAATCCTATTTTTGGCTTTTGACATCTGTTCTTTTTACTTAATATCAAATAAATTAGTATTTTTGGCAGAATTTGAATTAAAATGATAACCATGAAAAAACTATTTATTTCGTCGCTGGTTTTAGCAGCGATGTCAAGTTGCGGTTCTTCGGATGATACTTTACCTGAAGTAAACAACAACAACAATGGAGGCACACCTCTTCTTTTAACAAAAGCCACTGAAGTTACAGATGACGGACAAACATACACAGTACAGTTTAAGTATGATGGTGATCGTTTAATCGAGTCATACAATAATGTTGAACAGGAGAAAACAGTTTATACTTATAATGGGGATAATATTATCAAAACTGAAGACTATGAGGCTGGTGTCATGAAAATGATGCGCGAATTCACTTATACCAACGGTAGAGTGAGTTCTGAAAAGGTAACCAATAAAAATGCCGGAACGCTGGTATATACAAAAGCCTTTCAATACATAAGTGCAACTCATGTTAAGTTTAACGAATACTCAAGTTCTACGTTTAACCCATCAACAGGGGTACACTCTGATATTAAATTTTCACAGAACGATGTACAGCTGTCATCTGGAGGTAATATTGCAACAATGGTATCTGTTGATAATGGAAGAACAACAACCTCTACCTATAATTACGATACCAAGAACCATCCTATGAAAAATATAAGAGGGTACTTAAAAATAGATTTATTTTATTTAAGTGATGGTGAATTGGGATACAATAATCTACTCAATATGAGCAGTAATTATTCCGGAACAGTTTCCGGAAGTCTTGGGTCTACTGCTACGCATACTTATAATGCCAATAACTTTCCTACAAAAACGGTTATGAACTATACATCTACTACATTCCCTGCAAGTTCAACGACTTATACTTATGAGTATAATCAATAATTTTATGCCGTTTTCAAAATATTTAGCCTTGATTTTTTCAAGGCTTTTTTTATATCCTTTTTTTAAATAGATTTGTTTTTAAACCAATTCCGATATATTTATGGGACTGCTTATTTTGCAAGGCTTTTTAATTTGTATTATCGTGCTGATTATCCTTATGTATATTCTGGGATACGGCTACTTGTTTAATGGGATTTCTAAAACCTACCTGAGGGGGAAATTAAGTGCCAACATTGATGATGGAAAACTCTTTACCAGCAATCCAATTACGACTGAAAGCCCTAGGCTCTGGGAAGAAGACCCTTTGTATAATAAAATAGAATTGCCCAAAAACATTCTTGATGATTTAACTCATTCTAACACCGCTTCCTTTTTAGTCATTAAAGACGGAAAACTAATTCATGAGCAATATTGGAACGGATATACTCAGCTTTCCAAAACCAATTCTTTCTCTATGGCCAAAGCGGTTACAGTAATGCTTTTGGGAAAAGCCCTGGAGGAGGGTAAAATAAAAAATATTGATGAAAAGTTTACCGATTTCTTTGAAGATTTTAAACAGAAAAAATTCGGAACTGATCTGACATTAAAAAATCTGGCGCAAATGGAAGCAGCTCTGGATTGGGATGAGGATTACAAAAACCCTTTTCTTCCCAACGCGAAAGCTTATTATGGAAGAAGCCTTGCCAAAGCAGCTTTTTCCAGAAAGCTTACTGCAGAACCCGGTAAACAATTTGAATATCAAAGCGGAGCTACTCAGCTATTAGGTTTTGCCATTCAAAAAGCGGTTAACCAGACATTGGCAAGTTATCTATCCGAAAAGTTCTGGACTCCATTGGGGATGGAACAAAATGCGGAATGGAGTACGGACGAAAGCGGAATGGAAAAAACATACTGCTGTATTCATTCCAATGCAAGAGATTTCGCTAAGCTAGGGCAGCTATTTCTCGATAATGGAAAGGCAGATGATGTCCAGGTGCTTAATTCCGATTTTATTGAACAAATGAGAACTCCTACCGAAAACTCAGAAGACATTTATGGGATGGGGCTTTGGATTAACCACGACAATCCAATAAAGCATTACTACTTTTTAGGCCTTCAGGGGCAATATATCATCATGGTTCCGGATCACAAGATGGTTATTGTAAGAACCGGAAGCTATGAAAACTTACCTAAGAATGACAGAGGAAGACCTGATCAGGTAAAATTTCTAGTCAACGAAACCGTACAACTATTTCAGTAAAAAGATGGAAAAATACAGCCAAAAAATCGACGAATACATTGAAAAATCCCAGGATTTTGCGAAGCCTATTTTAAATTACATCCGTGAAACCGTTCATGAGTTCTGTCCGGATGTTGAAGAAACGATGAAATGGAATTTTCCTCATTTTATCTACAAAGGAAAGAATCTTTGTGCGATGGCTTCATTTAAGCAACATTGTACTTTTGGATTCTGGTTGGAAAAAGAAATGAAAACGATGCGGGAAACCACCCGGGATATTGAAAAAAACTCGATGTTCAGCCTGGGCAAAATCACAAAAATTCAGGATCTCCCTTCAAAACCTCAGCTAAAAAAAGCGATATTGGAAGCAATGGAACTTAATGATATGGGAGTTACTCTTAAAAAAGCACCTGTTTCCAAAACCGAAGCTATAATTCATGAAGACTTTCAAAAAGCATTAAACGATCATAAAAAAGCATTGGAGGTTTTCCACAACGCCTCTCTTTCTTTCAGAAAAGAATATGCGCTATGGATTTCGGAGGCCAAAACGGAGGCCACAAGAAATAAAAGAATAGAACAGGCTTTGGAATGGATTGCAGGAGGAAAAGGAAGAAACTGGAAATATGAGAAAAAACCTTCTTAACCTAAAATCTTAGTGGAATCTGAAATTAGCTTCAGGAAGCGTATTATTTTTTAAAAAAGTTTCATACTCGGGAGATAGTTTTGCGCGTCCAAAAGTGTTTTCCCCACTCATACTTCCGAGACGAACTTTATCCTTTCCAAACTTTTTATTCATAGCATCCATCGCTCTCATTACTGGCAAATGCTGATTTTGTGTATCTTCTTCAAATAAACTGATCAGCCTCTCGCTTTCAGGAACAAAATCATTGACAATTACTCCGGCTTTCTTATAATGAAATCCTTGTTTATAAATAAGCTCGAAAAGCTCATTCACCACTCTCCCAATAAGAATAGATGAGTTCGTAGGATTGGGAAGAACCTGAGTAATGGCTTTTTTATATTCCGGAAGGTCTTTTCTGAATCGATTGGTCTGTACAAAAACCGTAATCATTTTACAACAGGTATTTTGCTTTCTCAGCCGTTCAGAACAATACATCCCAAAAGTCTCCACCCGCTCTCTTACTTCCTCTTTTTCAGTCAGCATCTCCATAAAACTGCGGGTAACAGCAATAGATTTTTTCGGTGATGCCGCTTCAAGCTCCAGCTGTCGGATTCCTTTTAATTCATTGATCATTCTTATGCCGTGAATTCCCATCACCTTTTTAATCCATATTTCGGGCTTCTGAAGCAAATCCCATGCTTTATAAACCCCGTTATCATTCATTTTCACGCACAGCTTTCTTCCAATACCCCATACATCTGCAATATCAAGCCATTTTAATGCTTTCTCAATTTTTTCCTGCGTGTCCAGGGCGTAAACTCCATTAAATCTTTCAGGATATTCCTTCACTATTCTGTTCGCCACTTTGCATAGCATCTTTGTCGGAGCAAGGCCTATGCTTACCGGAATATGAACCTCCTCCTGAATCTTATTCCTGATTTCAAGACAATACTCTTCTATATTTACATATTTAAAACCGTTCAGATCCAGGAAAAGCTCATCAATACTATAAATTTCATGGTCAGTAACATATGATTTGGCAATATTCATTACCTCCTGACTTTTAAAATTGTATAGTTCAAATTTGGCAGAAAAGCTTTTGACATCATGTTCTTTAAAAAGTGCTTTATATTTAAATGCAGGAGCTGCCATTGGAATTCCCAGAGCTTTGGCTTCTTTGCTTCTTGACACAACACATCCATCGTTGTTAGAAAGTACCACAACGGGTTTGTTTTCAAGAGCAGGATCTAAAGTCCTTTCACATGAAACAAAGAAATTATTGCAATCCACCAGAGCGTACATGATCAGATAATGACTATTTTATTATGCAAAATTATACTATTTAAAGAATAAAATTATGATTTATTTTAAAATTAACATTCATTATAACAAATTGATTACAAGAGTATTAAATTTATTTATATACGTCAAGTTTTGTCGTTCCCCACTCCTACTTTTGTTTTCCAAAAACACTAAAATTGACAATTATGGATCGAGTGACTTTAGAAAGAATAGAAAAGCTTCACCCTTTAGTAAGGGAGGAGGCAAAACAGATTATCAAAGCATGTGATGAAGCTCTTACCGGAAGAGCTAAGATTAGAATAACCCAAGGATTACGTTCTTTTGAAGAACAGGAAAGGCTTTATGCGATCGGAAGATTAACCACGGGAAGGAAAGTTACCAATGCCAAAGCCGGCCAGAGTATTCACAACTATGGGCTTGCTGTTGATATCTGCCTAATCATTGATGGAAAAACAGCCAGTTGGGACACAGCAAAAGACTGGGATAATGATGGTGTAGCCGATTGGTATGAATGTGTGAAAGTTTTTGCCAAATATGGATGGGATTGGGGCGGAAACTGGAAGACATTTAAAGACCTTCCCCATTTTGAAAAAAAGAACATTCCAACCCAAAAAGGTCTTATAAAAACCACTTGGAGAACATTAGCCAAAATGCCCAGAGACAGGAACGGATACATTATATTTTAATTCTCCATTGTTTGAAAATAATTAAAATACGACAAGTTCTGTCGCTTCCTCAGCCTACCTTTGCTTTAGAAGAAAACCCTAAGAATGATGAAATATTTA from Chryseobacterium piperi encodes:
- a CDS encoding quinone-dependent dihydroorotate dehydrogenase — encoded protein: MYKSIIRPILFKFDPEEVHYLTFSMLKNFGFLTQLFFPNPIEDKRLEREVFGLKFKNPVGLAAGFDKNAVLFEELSDLGFGFVEIGTLTPKGQPGNDKKRLFRLKEDSAIINRMGFNNEGVDAAVERLKKNKNVLIGGNIGKNKVTPNEEAVNDYKICFEKLFPYVDYFVVNVSSPNTPNLRELQDKEPLTQLLGTLQKMNAKKPNSKPILLKIAPDLSDDQLLDIIDIVKETKIAGVIATNTTLSRENLISENQSETGGLSGKPLTKRSTEVIRFLSEKSGRAFPIIGVGGIHSAKDAIEKLDAGASLIQLYTGFIYEGPELINEINKELLKRASRLPR
- a CDS encoding pseudouridine synthase — its product is MLEILYRDEHLIAINKPSGLLVHKSFYSGEADTYAIQELRKQIGQYVFPVHRLDRKTSGVLLFTLDKETLKIMSEEFATRQVEKKYIAILRGWAKEEETIDYDLINENEVRQNAITYYHRLQTSEIELPFLKHQTSRYCLVEAIPETGRFHQLRKHFKHILHPILGCRKHGCNKQNKLWLQTFGINKMTLHAHQLVFNHPISNQRITVNATVDSEFKRVGDILNFDLSSYS
- a CDS encoding glycine--tRNA ligase; protein product: MAKQEDVFKKVISHAKEYGFIFPSSEIYDGLSAVYDYGQNGAELKNNIKQYWWKAMVQLNENIVGIDSAILMHPTTWKASGHVDAFNDPLIDNKDSKKRFRADVLVEDYCAKIEDKENKEIEKAAKRFGDSFDKAQFEATNPKILEYRAKREAILSRLAKSLENEDLADVKALIEELEIADPDTGSKNWTDVRQFNLMFGTKLGASAENAMDLYLRPETAQGIFVNFLNVQKTSRHRLPFGIAQIGKAFRNEIVARQFIFRMREFEQMEMQFFVAPGTELEFYEQWKTKRLNWHLALGLGDSNYRFHDHEKLAHYANAAADIEFNFPFGFKELEGIHSRTDFDLKAHEKHSGRKLQFFDPERNENYVPYVVETSVGLDRLFLSIFSHCLKDEVLEDGSERTVLSLPPALAPVKAAILPLMKKDGLAEYAEKIFNDLKYDFNLFYEEKDAIGKRYRRQDAIGTPYCITVDHDSLNDHTVTIRDRDTMQQERVPVSELRRIIDEKTNFRNLLSKI
- a CDS encoding serine hydrolase domain-containing protein; translated protein: MGLLILQGFLICIIVLIILMYILGYGYLFNGISKTYLRGKLSANIDDGKLFTSNPITTESPRLWEEDPLYNKIELPKNILDDLTHSNTASFLVIKDGKLIHEQYWNGYTQLSKTNSFSMAKAVTVMLLGKALEEGKIKNIDEKFTDFFEDFKQKKFGTDLTLKNLAQMEAALDWDEDYKNPFLPNAKAYYGRSLAKAAFSRKLTAEPGKQFEYQSGATQLLGFAIQKAVNQTLASYLSEKFWTPLGMEQNAEWSTDESGMEKTYCCIHSNARDFAKLGQLFLDNGKADDVQVLNSDFIEQMRTPTENSEDIYGMGLWINHDNPIKHYYFLGLQGQYIIMVPDHKMVIVRTGSYENLPKNDRGRPDQVKFLVNETVQLFQ
- a CDS encoding YdeI/OmpD-associated family protein, which encodes MEKYSQKIDEYIEKSQDFAKPILNYIRETVHEFCPDVEETMKWNFPHFIYKGKNLCAMASFKQHCTFGFWLEKEMKTMRETTRDIEKNSMFSLGKITKIQDLPSKPQLKKAILEAMELNDMGVTLKKAPVSKTEAIIHEDFQKALNDHKKALEVFHNASLSFRKEYALWISEAKTEATRNKRIEQALEWIAGGKGRNWKYEKKPS
- a CDS encoding Y-family DNA polymerase, giving the protein MYALVDCNNFFVSCERTLDPALENKPVVVLSNNDGCVVSRSKEAKALGIPMAAPAFKYKALFKEHDVKSFSAKFELYNFKSQEVMNIAKSYVTDHEIYSIDELFLDLNGFKYVNIEEYCLEIRNKIQEEVHIPVSIGLAPTKMLCKVANRIVKEYPERFNGVYALDTQEKIEKALKWLDIADVWGIGRKLCVKMNDNGVYKAWDLLQKPEIWIKKVMGIHGIRMINELKGIRQLELEAASPKKSIAVTRSFMEMLTEKEEVRERVETFGMYCSERLRKQNTCCKMITVFVQTNRFRKDLPEYKKAITQVLPNPTNSSILIGRVVNELFELIYKQGFHYKKAGVIVNDFVPESERLISLFEEDTQNQHLPVMRAMDAMNKKFGKDKVRLGSMSGENTFGRAKLSPEYETFLKNNTLPEANFRFH
- a CDS encoding M15 family metallopeptidase; the encoded protein is MDRVTLERIEKLHPLVREEAKQIIKACDEALTGRAKIRITQGLRSFEEQERLYAIGRLTTGRKVTNAKAGQSIHNYGLAVDICLIIDGKTASWDTAKDWDNDGVADWYECVKVFAKYGWDWGGNWKTFKDLPHFEKKNIPTQKGLIKTTWRTLAKMPRDRNGYIIF